The genomic DNA CGACGTGCCAGGCGTAGGAGGTACTGCTCGCATAAGTAGTAGACGACCAATAACCGCCCGACTGCGTATTAGAAAAATAGGTTGTGTTTATTGCTGGGCTATAAGTTCCATAATTTACAATACTCATCAGCTCCCTTACATTGGGGAGGCGCCAGTCACTATAACCGGCATAAGTGAAGCTTTCGCATCCTGAGAGCGCATTCTCCCAGGTCTGGCTGCTTCCGCTGTTGTAATTGCTTGCGTCCTTCAGCCACATCAGACCGGTGCGGTTATCCGTAATTGTTCCGTCGCCGTTATCCGTATAAGAAGGCTGGCTGGCTGAAGGCTGGTAATCGTGGTCTTCGCCAAAGGTGTCGGTGTAAGATGCGGTTTGGCCGGTATCAGGAAACGCAAGCCCGCCGCTGCTGGCGCTGCCGGTAACCGGGCCGAAGTTTGTGCCGCGGGTTGTGCCGGTTGTGGCAAAAAAAACCTTGCCGCTGGCTACGTCGGAAGCGGTGGCGGTGCAGCTTGCGGCGTCGGAGGTAAAATCCGCATAAATGTCACTTATCCTGTACATTGTAGCCGTGGATGTGTTTACGGAAGGC from Candidatus Omnitrophota bacterium includes the following:
- a CDS encoding DUF1566 domain-containing protein gives rise to the protein MGGRAKVRIAGSSALVILFFLLGAMPAFSGDLDDSAVTGASSGSPAAPAAYGYTLNDLYQKLHNGTAATAGGHSLAPSVNTSTATMYRISDIYADFTSDAASCTATASDVASGKVFFATTGTTRGTNFGPVTGSASSGGLAFPDTGQTASYTDTFGEDHDYQPSASQPSYTDNGDGTITDNRTGLMWLKDASNYNSGSSQTWENALSGCESFTYAGYSDWRLPNVRELMSIVNYGTYSPAINTTYFSNTQSGGYWSSTTYASSTSYAWHV